One Acropora palmata chromosome 2, jaAcrPala1.3, whole genome shotgun sequence genomic window, ggtcgaaaaaccaaaaccaaagcaattactccgactaatcacaacaggagcagccagcgcgatgaaccaatcacaattcctagcaatcacctgtaactcgctcaagccgcgggaaaaatcacgcgtacatggcgcgattggttttggttttgcttctcattggctgaaaaactggcgcgagtcttttaagctaatcattaagcgtagcaatcgcaatcacgtaattactttcgacagtcttttgaaaactgctctatatgTGGCGTGAGGTTCCAGCCAATCAATCGCTACCACGTGCAAATACTGTATTTGAGTTTAGAAATCCATTGCAAAAAAGGTCTCTATTCCACTTagcttttttcatttgtacAAAAGTGTGATTAGAGTAGACATAAAGCAAAGCTTCAACGGTATCTAATGTCTCTCTTTTATTGTCTAGATGAGCACATCAAGCTGTCAGTTGGAGATAATTTTCCTCACCTGCAGAAAAGCATCTGCACTTACGAAACATAttgaaacgttttcaaaaggtcttgaccttgaaaacctgAAGGTTTGAATTATTTCTTATATTTTGTCCCATCCCAATGCACTCTTCCAAAATGTTCAAACTACAACTAGCACTGACACTACTGACGTCTGGCTAGTTCATGGAAAATAGAGATCTTCCTGCGAAACCCTTTTTTAACTTAGCTAGCTGGCATATCTTGAACTGGCAAATTTTGGAATCTGTATGAAAAATCAAACTAAGTCACTCTATAACCTATACAATACCGAAGAAGAAACCTCTTCAATATCGATTTTGAATGATAAGTAGTGATAAACAGAGCTTGTAGGCATTTACACATCACTTTCTCAAGAGTTTGTGAGTAACCTTTTTCCCTTTGTGTCCTCAGAAAATCCAAGTTGTCAACATTCAAAGCCTGGACGCTGAATTGAACATTCAAGAGGAAGATAGCAGCTCATGTATGATGGTGTACAAACTTATACACACCCAATAGAGTGTCATTATTAAGTCTCTCGCCCATGAATAAAATTGaccttaaaaaataataaattcatcTTGATACAGTGATATTTTGATTCCTTTTTTTAGTTGctttattattgctttcaaaattgaatacattatttacaaatagCATAAAGCTACACTACttcacaattttcaaattacaCTCAATCGCTCCAATTATCACAATATACAACGCAACTATGCAAACACATTAGATATATACACGACTAAGGGTgttttacaatatttttatttcttcttttcctcaACACTAAAGATGAGAGTTCACCTGCCACTGATGATGAGTGTCTGACGGGTTGTGGTCTTGTGGATGTTATTTCTTTAGAGAAAGGTAAGGAATCAAAATCGAGATCAcgatttaaggacggtgcctactaatgttattgcgcatacgttctgcgcatctccagatactcggatttcctatcgccaatgttTGCTAATACaaggatatttttgcgcggtttaaaactatccgatcaaagtagatcttagtaagtactcttggtatccaaaaagaaaattgggggtaaccatgcatttttgagagataattaagcttcaatttgagaaagaacgccatacattgctttgtattttaaagctttttacagatattattcatgaattatctttgaaaaatgcttggttagttacccccaattttctttttggatttcaataggacttggtaagatctacatttcctgcataatcacacaccggggaaaaatatctttaattagtaggcaccgccctTAAACCGGATTTAATGGGTGACGCGCTCCAGTTTCAATTCTTGAGAATAAAGGTATTTTTAACTACAATGCGTTCATAACTCACTCAAATAGCGCTCATGCCTTATTCAAATAGTCCTCACATGCTAACTCCCGAACCAGAACTGAGAAAATTATCTCCATTTAACTAAACTAAAGACTTAGGAAGGCAACAATAGTTCAAATTTATTCCGGAAGTCTTATAactaagaaactaaaattccaTTTCTGCCCGGTAGATGTTCtgagttttgaaaactttttcaagACTTGGTTAATTGATGGCAGTACGGATCAAGAACATTTGCGACTGACTCTCCCAAGCGCCTTTACACAAGAGACGGACAGTGGAAGTAAGTCAAAGATTTTTTTGGAGAAACTCAGGCAGTTGTCACTGGTTGTTACTCTCCATTTTGTTTAATTACCATCAGGCGATCAACTGAGCCAAGAAATGGTCAATACAGGTCTTATTCTTAAGTGTGATCTTCATGAATGTATGCTGGACCCTTTCCATCTCCAATACCCGTCTCATTTTGTAAGTATATTTCCAGGTTCTAAACACTTTACGGAGTAAatatgcaatttttgttttcgagTCGTGATACATGCCGCCAAGAAAAGACAGTTAGACAAAATTAAAGCAGACGACAGTGAAGTAAACAGGGAAGACGTATAAGTGTAATCGTTGTTGCATGTTCGTTAAGGCCACACTTTGGTGAATCTTTTGTTGAATAGAAGTCATTtcaattgttgtttttgcatgcTCATGATGTCCATGCGTTAGTGCATCTTTCCCATATGTCATCGTAATAGCCTCACTCTCATTAAACTATTACTACCCTTGCAACATAGAAAGTGTGTCCAGAAACAGCTTATGTAACGACCAAAGGTGTAGCAGCGACAAAATCAAACGTACTGGCCTATCCAGTGTATAATCTGACAGCTGTGAAACTTGTCAAATCAGACGCCGTATGCGAGTCTTTGGTAAGTCCATATATCCTTAATACACCATATTAGAAACTCGCCGATGTGTTATCATAACACAGTGCGGAACGGAAAACAATCAGTTTTCTCGGAGCTGGGTTTAAATAGTCACACCCTATTATTGCTATTGGAAATAACTTGAAAGATCAGAATTTTTTCAAACAGACAGGTAAGTGACTCGTTGAAAAGTCAATTCCCTAAGAGTTCACAGGCAAggaaaactgaaatgaaatttgaagaTATAATACTTTTCTCATATTTGCTCTCTTCTTGTGCTTATTCTTCTTCCAAGGACTTTTAAATTATCTTTCAATTCTGGTACTATCTTCTTGTATAATTTGTATTATATAtttatgttcttttttttcttttctttcatttatatGTACACCGTCCAAAGCTTTTCGGAATGGTGAGTAAAACAGATGCCAAATCCTTTATCGCTGCCCCTTTTGAACAAAGTATAACTGTGGGATGGAAGAAAATAGTCCCTTGCAGTCAGATAGTGTTCGGAGCATTGAACTACAACTGAACGTCAAGCCTTTGTCCGGTGCTGACCGCACagggaaaaatatttcaatgaaTAGAGTAATTGTTCCGGCATAAGTCCATGAGTAATTGCCCATAACAGGTCGGCGAAACTTCGTAAAATGGAAAGAAGGAACCCACTAAATAGAGCAGCAGTTTCATTAAAGATATTCAAGGAAAAATGAGCAAGCTAATTTATCATCTTCCAACAGCCATACATTGTTCGACCGACGTTTTGCTGGAAGATGGACTGGGAGGATCTTGAAAGTAACCAGGAACACTTCTATGCCTTGTGTTCAGTGCTGAAGAAGAGGGTATTCTCGTACGATGTGTTTGTTCTAACacacttaaggacggtgcctactaattaaagatattttttccccagtgtgtgattatgcaggaaatgtaggtcttaacaagtcctattgaaatccaaaaagaaaattgggggtaaccacgcatttttcaaagataattcatgaataatatctgtaaaaagccttaaaatacaaagcaatgtatggcgttctttctcaaattgaagcttaattatttctcaaaaatgcatggttacccccaattttctttttggataccaagagtacttactaaggcctactttctccggatagttttaaaccgcgcaaaaatatccctctattagtaagcattggcgattggagaTCCGAGTATCtagagatgcgcagaacgtatgcgcaataacaatagtaggcaccgtccttaactatGCCTTTATCTGGTCCAAGTTGTGCAAAGATTGCATAGTTCTATTTAGCGGACAAACCACCATCCATTGGATAAGCAGTTCAAAAACCATCCAACCTTCGTACACTTTGGGTTTGGTAGAGACAAGCTATAGATTCTAGGATATGACTAGGAACCTTGTAATGCGGACTTAAACCTTCAGTCAAAAAATGACATTATCATATGACCCGTACGGCCCCGCGCGcactttcattgcaaaactattgagaaaatcccagtatgagggccgtacgcGATGGCGCGAGCAGGGCCAGAAAAAGCCGTCCGGCCCTGCTGGGATCGGgtacggccctcatacggggatCTTATCAATAGCGCGCGCGAGGTGCGAACTAAAACAGTTACTTTGTTGCTATATAAATATACCTCGCTGAAGATAAAATgctgcgctcggtccgtacgCCATGAACtcgggccaaatattttcccgtcaGGCCCTCCCACTCAGTCACTAAGTACATATTTTTCGCTCGTACATAACAGAAATCCCATTTTATAACTTGCATGCAGAGGGCCCATTGGTTTCCTTTGCAAAGTACATGACAATTTATAGATGTAGGATACTTCAGCTAGTCGACAAAACGTTGTCGTCTCGCGCTAATCCCGCGTTGTTGATTAAAAGATGTACGTAgctaagaaagaaaatatgtgAAATGAAATCtcatttcaattatttcagTGACAATGTCAAAAGTACTAACGAAGAGCAGTCCTGCTTGCTGtcttttattctttctttttaccaTTACTCGTGATCTTTTAGGAATTGTCCTTGTTAGCAAAGTCAACCTCAGATGTGGCGACGACCCACGTTTCTCAACAAGCGTCATTTCCTCATGggcattttttattgttgcCCTCTGATAATAACGGCTTGTTGTTGAAATCAATCGCTGTCAGTGAACTTATGCTACCAAGTGAAGAGGAATCACCCGTTGAAGGTCCAAGTGACAGTGCCCTGTCTGTTGTAGCCTCCTGTCTTGATCaggtaatttttatttcttaagtGTTTACAAGCACCACGTTTGACGCTcttgaagaattttttaaaaagttcCGCCTTGCATTTTAATCCCCAGATTTCCACTTAGCCACTTGAATATTAGTACATTTGATAAGGTGCTCATGTAAAAGGAAAGGATGTAAGATAGGAAAGAACTTAAGTCAACGGTTTGGAATTGTTTTAAATCAAGAAACATTTACTGATGCAATTGGTGCAATAGAAGATGTAGAAATCTAAGTACCGTTGTCTCTGAATGTTCAACGAGTGTGATGTTGTACTACAACTAATTTCAGGGGCGAATCCAGCCGGAATGAATAGGGTGGCTAGCCACCTCCCCCCCCTCTTTAGttaattgaattttattgtttgattaataaattaaatttatgaATTATTTGATAATGGCAGCCTAAACTATCGGGACTTATGTCAGAGTATATACATCGATTCTTTCAGTTCGCCCTCCTCCCCCAAAAAATATTCCTAGATCCGCCACTGCATTGTTTTCGTGCTTACTTCACAGTTAGAGTTATCCTGTACGTTTAACCCACTACTTGTCCAGTCAAATCTTTACAAGTGCTTGATCTCTCAGTCCCTGAAGAACAATCCAGCTTCAAAACCACAAAAAAGGCGCTTTCAAGCTCCACAGGTGGGTAATCTATCCACTATCTTGATCAATATGATTAAAGGTgctaaatttttttccaaggcGAACTCATTCTTAAAGAGGACAGACGTGTGTAAGACCATTTTGGTTTCAAAATCGTCAACTTTCGTTTGTACTTTAATTTGCGTTGGACTTTGTCACACGGCCATTTCAAATGTtcgaaaaaaatcttttctttattaGTTCTTCCGTCAGTGCGTTGTGCTTTTCATTTGGAGCAAGGTAGCTTAGACTTGAGAGTTTGTACCCGTCATAGAAATCCTGGAGAATGATGGATTTCTCGGGTTTCCTAGTTCGCTTCATATGGCCATTAATATAAAATTCCTTGAAAAGTCATGTTATCTCAGGGCACAAGTTTACAAACCTTGAGACGAGGCATCTGTTTTTTACGTGTAACCTATAGTATTTCCGTCAAACTGGACCAATCATTACTTCAGCTGGTATGCTGATATTTCAGAAAACTCAACCTATCAAAGACGCCCCGGGTAGTGGTCTGGTGAGAACGAATCAGCAAGCAAAGGGAGCAGCACCGAGGGCTCAAGTGCGACCAGTAGTGCAAATTCGTCCCAGGAATCTTCTGGTTCCCAAGTCTCGCAAATGAGCCCCTTCAAAACTGCTGCTTCTGTCTTTTCCAGCTCAAAACGATTCCGGCAAAATTCGGCTGCCGATCTGTACAGAACCAGTGCAACTTCATTTCCCGATAATTTGTAACTAGATTTTCAGTGATGAATCTTTTTGTAAGTTACATGCAGTCATTGTTCGTTACACATTGGGTCTCTTTGTTCAAAACCCGGCGTGCCTAGCAAATTTGAGGAGTTGCTAAGGAATTCATTGACAAGTACAACTGTTAACTTTCTAGCCTCGGGTGGCTGGCTTAGTAATCGAAACtgaatttaattaaaaaaatatattattctTGTATGTCCCGAAAGGATAAACAGTTAGTGGTATTTTTATGCTTTTAAAGTTCAAAGTAAATTGATATGGAAAGGCAACAATTGCTCTTGTTTGAGCTGGGAGAGATTTCAGTTCTCCCTGTCGCTAGTTCCAGGTTGCTTcgttttgaaaaaacaagagtTCGATTTGCCTTTGTGTATTAGTTTTCGTGGAAACAGATGTTATTAGTCAAAGCCCTGGATTGGAGATTATCGACAGTGACGTCATTAAAACACCTTTAAAGCCTTTGATGCGCTTCTGCTGGCTCAAATCACATTggacaaaaaattgaaaataccaatttttatttccaagtaattaaatgaaacaattttggTTCTTCGAAAATGAAAGAACGCGGAGGATAAATCCTTCGCTATATCGTTAAGCAACGTGTATCCGAAACCAACGctcacaaaatgaaattgccaTAAGATACAGAAATTGCCTTTTTATGATCAAGAAGTAACTCTTAAGGATGACGAAGACGACTTATTAAAAGTTGAGACGGGGATGTATCATTTCATCTGTGATAGCTGTAACACCGAGCGAACTCGCAAACATAGCTTCTTTTGTgggaaagaattcatgatctTCAAATTTTCTGAACAATTCATTCGCGTGCTAAAGGGAAGAATTTAGTCACCTGCATGACAATTACCAGTGCAACCAGTAAAATAatgaattaagaaaaacatAACCAACTGTCGTGATGACTGCATGGTTGAATTTAGCCATCAACTAGCTCGGCGGAGGACATTCAAGTAGATTATGAACACAACATGGATACAACAACGTGTTATTTTATGCGAGGATCAACGAAAATTATGTGTTTCATTGAGTTTCACTTGAACGACGCCAAACAGACTTTGAAGCTTTTCCGGACATTTCTTCTGGCGATCTAATATATGCAAATTGCATTCGAAGATGATTtcgttttctatttcttttttccttttggcaAGTTACAGTTCTTCGTTTAAACCTAGTTCTTACATATTGTCAAAACACGAACGCTATGATCAATCAAAAGCTCTCACAGTGTGGTTTAATGGAATTGGTTAACAAGGTACAGTGAACAACTGTGTATCATGGTCAGTAGTCAGGCCCATAGCAGGGGTAGAGGTAGGGGAGACTCGAGCCCCCccctgaaattttcagatttgaatgAAATTCTGCTACAAAAGCGGAATTTTGTTTACTAAAATGGACAGCTGTCAATGGAAGCTACAGTTTCCAAGTATTGCCGATCATAGTAAGATCGTGTattgttgttcttctgtgcaatttggaattgtgTGAAACGAAATCGTATTTTTGCTCTGCCAAAAACAaccaacagctttaaaatatctgcttatttttcatcaaaattggATAGAACTGCACCAATGACAATCCCTGAACTTGGCCTCTTGGACTTTTCTAAGAGGTCCGCCCGTGTAAAATATACCACTGTACTAGAGTAAAAGTCTTAAAATGTGTTCACAAGAGCcgccgaaaaagaaatccaaacgagaaaacggactattttgtttgtacagcgaatgcacatgggtggatgtcatgtattttgtgccagtatgcaccagcgcgtaccatatggaaaaacacaagacttataATGGTTCCGGAGTGTTTCTACAAGAGCGCATGCGCGATCGTAAAATATGCACCACcgcaagacacacttgaacataccacatggaggaaataactagaatgctgttgtatatataggaattgctaccaGGTAttaatcgagctgagtggacgaaagggttctgccacgtatggtctagggccgacatttctctccctccctgcctggcgacaggtatctgaaacttgcctccaaaagcgacctccgggccgaaatctcggggagcatcgttcggtacgacgctctctccacgtccagaggtactgttgcttaagtattttgttggcgcatgcgcagctatTTAGGAAGTGAATTTCCTCCCATATTCGTAGACAAAATATCCGCATAGGGTCGACTAAATACAACACGCCGctgatgtcatttactggggcgagtttcttcaacaagtggataagaatttcagtttgttgTTGAGATCTTGCTTGAGGAGGGTCTGAATCGGGTTAAATGACAACTGACaaatgatcaaattttaaCTGAGAAATAGCCCAAAACTTGACTGACAACTGGTATTTTTAGAGGGTTTTACTGACAACTGACAAAACATCTTATTGCCTTAAATATCCTTGAAAACccattgtaaaaaaaaatgtttcactcTTTTCGTCAAACAAATGCACGTCTTATATTAAATCTTAGCAGCAGGACGCTCGAGTGTCACATTTCGTTAATAATTTACTGTATGACCCATATACATAAGGGTCATTTTCACCTATAATCTGGAAGTTACAAACTCACGCTGAGCAGTCCCGAGCACGCGCCACCTTACATGATGGCTGCCAATGCTGGCGTTATTAAAGCGATTGTAAGCTTTTACTGTGTTAATTAGGATTCGGCATTCGAAAGACATAGAAGCCGTATTCCGATAGATGACTTAAATACAGTACATGCTCTCAAAAAGCACCATATTTAATTCCTTGGTCTGAAGGAACTAACAATTAAATACAGCCTTGGAGATTTCGATATAAAACTTTAGTTTGACTGGCTTTTTTACTTGTGTGCCGCTCCGAGTTGTGTACGGGGCTGAACCCTTGACCCTTGAACTGTGGTTCACCTTGAGTTCAACTTTCCTGGTCAGCTGGAGGATCTGGGTGGTGTTCCTGTGCTCCACGTGTGTGTTTGCCTGGAATGTTGGAACTGCATGTGCGTTTCCTGAGTCAGATAGTGTTTGCCTCGCACTTTCAGAATCTCGCGTCTGTTTGGTCTGATTCTTCGGCCACCTACGTATAATACCCACTACCTTGGTTATGTAATCTGATCCAGGCCCTGGTATCACTCTTACATGGTCGCCGGGTCTGACTGGCAATAGTTCTTTTATATACTGGCAGTTACAGCAGTACTTTTGCTGTTCTTTGCTATGTTTCATCCTGGTATTTACGTCTTGCATGTTGTATGCTTCAGGCTCTAGTGGTCCACGCgccataattattgttgttcttATCCATGGAAAGCTGTGATGGTGACAGGTTGATCCCTGTCTCTGTACTTTAATAATGTTTCTCCTTATCGCTATTTTTTCCACAGCGACGTCACCGCTTTTACGGCTGTTTCAGCTCACGCATTGGCACGAGGATGCTTTGGACTTGCTAGGACATGTTCAAAGCTGTAGCTTTCGGCAAAGTTCTCAAATTCTTTGCCTGCGTGCTGGACACCACAGTCGGTGACTAATTTTGCCTGGAATGCCGTTTCGACGGACATGTACCTTCAGGGCGCCAATGCTCTTCTGGTATGCGAGGTCTTTCAAATTGGTCACCTCAATGTACTTAGAGCAATACTCAATTAaatcatcataataataatattttattcataAATCATTGCGACTtataaaaattacagttaattACAATTTATAAAACTAATTAAtacataaacaaaattaagaagATACGTATGTAAATATTAGTAGCAGATATTGCCCTCCATCAAAGGTGAGTATGTCTGACGCAGCTATAGCTATTTCCCAAGGTATATGAAAGCGGTACTTGGAATCAGTGGCTCGTTCTGCTGTGCAAGAGCGTAATCACGCCAGTTGGTGCAGCCTTTCACTTTCCTTTTATTTGCTTGAATAATGGCTTAAGGCTCATGGATCTCGTTTGCAGTGTTTTGCTGGAGTTCTGTATAACTTGGTTCTGAATGAGATTCTTTTCAGCACGTTCTCTTGGACTTCATCTTCTTCCAGTGGTCCTTCATTCAGACTTGCTCTGCTAAGGGTATCCGCGAGGCCTCACTTTTTACCTGGAAGATACTTCACTTTAAGGTTTCCCCTTGTTATTGACGTCTTCTATCAGATCTGACCGCCGCCTCTATTGGGTTCTCGCCTTCGAGGTGTACTTTGAATTTTCCGGAGACTGGTTCGAGTATGTCTTTTTCACTGACATTTTGTGTGCTTTCTCCTATCCAACTTGCGCATTTTCCCATCGGAAGGCGTGAGGCAAATTTCCCGGCCTTTGTCTCCGGCTTAGCTAATTAGGTTACATATATTCTCCTTTTAAGTGCATTTGCCGAACGGCCTTCCGAGCGTAAACTCGCAATGTTCAGTGTTGGTAATAACTTTCCCCTTCTTTACTCAGGTCCGAAGCGGCCTAGTTTATTCTCGACCAATTGAACGACAAATTAGCGTATACTTCAGTTATTTTGCTCTGCTGGCTTGTCAGTACGGTGGCGTTCGAAATCCCACTATTCTGACAGCATGTTGCATATTATCACAACACTAACGCCATGATGAATCAAACGTTTTAGTGTGATAACTGGTTATCATGGTCATCAGTATGAACGGTAGTTGATTTATATATGATACCCTATAATGTACCGTTATATAGATATATCTTCTTTCTTGCTACTTGAGGTTCTTTGACTAAGATACATCATAGGTATCATATATAAAGTAATTACCCACATAACACTTGTGTTACTGACGATATATGTGAGCACCTCATGTTATAGGCCAttatttttgcgcaaaaaaaacCTTTGAGCCTTTTGACGCCCAAAATTTTAACGTGAATGTTCGTTACAAAACAAATTGTAGTTTTCTTCTgctcaaaaaaattgcacggGAAATAGATTTACAACAGGATGCACGTCTACTTTGTAACCTGCTTTCGCTAAGGCTGTAGGTTAGGCAAATCTCGCATGCCAGGAGCCTGCGCATGCTTAATAATCACTTATTACTTATGGATAATGATATTGAATGAGCAGTCCTTTCTTCGAATGTAAGTTATATCATCGCttttgtgatttttatttaaacataAGATAGAGGCTAAAACGATTTGAAAGATGAATACTTCTCAACACCTACATACATATTTACTGGTTCCTGACTTGAAGCGTTCAAAGATCATTGGACCGAAAAGTGGAAGCTTTTcttaatgttattattttcttgGCGCCGCTGTGAACAGACCTGCTTGGTTTCTCCGCAAAATGTACTGAAGCGTGTTCAACTTTTCGTTGACAATTTTAATACTTATCTATAATTAAAAACGATTTTCTGTTGGCGTTTTCCTCTCATCGGAGTCGCCAATATTACACAGCGTCACCAAATCAGTGTTCCCTATGCAGAGAAGCTATTTTCAAGAGATATTTCGTGAATCCAAATATTGACTGCAGACTTGTGAACGGTAAGTTGAAAAACTAATGTTAACTTTAAGTTTGTGAATGGCACCAGTAATGTTACAATGATCAAGCAAAGCTTCCTCcaagtgagaaaaaaatcaatgtcaCTTTGGAAAGGCTTTGCTTAAAAGACATGTAACTGCACCCTTTTAAGTATCCTTAGGCTAACGGGAAAAATCGAAACTTcctaattttaatttttgaatgCTAACTCGTCCATGAACACGAGTATACATGGttccgtaatttcaaattCGTTGTTTGGTTCTCTGTTCATTTCGCAACTAAACATGTTCCGACTTCTTAGCCTGAACGATTAAGCCAGGGAAAAAGCTCTGCAGGAAAGACTAGAATGGAAGATCTTAAATTACAACGTGTCTTATCTTTGTGCAGCCAAGTGCGCGTTTTATATCGCCGGAGTTGGATTagaatattcgagaaatgggaagatttttaaaagcggcaaaaaaatatcgcacgcctttattgtttgtttctttgttaatttAGCACTGACACGAATCAGAGTCATTTGATGCCATTAGTtggtaaataaacccctttcggtggctggtatatcggaggataatgctcaaggctgaaagattgtccaaaaaatgaacaattgcCCGAGAAGAGAAGCTTCGAAGGCATCTGCGGTAAAATTTTGAGATACCCCAGAAAGCACTAATGACTACAAGTAAATTATCAATGTACCGCTTGATCCTTAGCATTGTTCCTGGAGGAAGACTCGCCATGACACGCTGGTCCAAAAGGCATGAGAATTTCTTTCCTGGTCTGTGCCATGCTAAGCTGCTGTGTAGTCCACTGCGATTTCGTTGAAGGTACTCGATGATTCTAGTGAGGTCTGATAAGCTGAGTTTGGTCTGATAAGCTGAGTTTGGTGTCTTTATAGAAGGCTTGGCGTgagctcattttgcatggatATTCATCTTGCAGGCAAAATATACACCAGTTCCATCATAATCAAGCAAAAATTGCAAGACATTCGA contains:
- the LOC141867964 gene encoding meiosis 1 arrest protein-like, coding for MEKNARKQPNRAAFTRQPARVLLVDYSPPFDADTCEFLHEALVNFFSLVTHLSGPCRTPFFGLVALKSFPENLFPLQHVRGNFSRLYVAFEELKYQVTKGNTTSFTSKDVTIEGLREAVSQFKRQSQSVKQMSTSSCQLEIIFLTCRKASALTKHIETFSKGLDLENLKKIQVVNIQSLDAELNIQEEDSSSYESSPATDDECLTGCGLVDVISLEKDVLSFENFFKTWLIDGSTDQEHLRLTLPSAFTQETDSGSDQLSQEMVNTGLILKCDLHECMLDPFHLQYPSHFKVCPETAYVTTKGVAATKSNVLAYPVYNLTAVKLVKSDAVCESLLFGMPYIVRPTFCWKMDWEDLESNQEHFYALCSVLKKRELSLLAKSTSDVATTHVSQQASFPHGHFLLLPSDNNGLLLKSIAVSELMLPSEEESPVEGPSDSALSVVASCLDQLELSCTFNPLLVQSNLYKCLISQSLKNNPASKPQKRRFQAPQKTQPIKDAPGSGLVRTNQQAKGAAPRAQVRPVVQIRPRNLLVPKSRK